One part of the Arabidopsis thaliana chromosome 4, partial sequence genome encodes these proteins:
- a CDS encoding RING/U-box superfamily protein (RING/U-box superfamily protein; FUNCTIONS IN: zinc ion binding; CONTAINS InterPro DOMAIN/s: Zinc finger, RING-type (InterPro:IPR001841), Zinc finger, C3HC4 RING-type (InterPro:IPR018957); BEST Arabidopsis thaliana protein match is: RING/U-box superfamily protein (TAIR:AT4G05350.1); Has 7976 Blast hits to 7918 proteins in 273 species: Archae - 0; Bacteria - 4; Metazoa - 2008; Fungi - 705; Plants - 3966; Viruses - 32; Other Eukaryotes - 1261 (source: NCBI BLink).), with amino-acid sequence MVLLGRIKTEELKSLKMETEPCSICLESLVSGPKPRDITRMTCSHVFHNGCLLEWLKRKNTCPLCRTELYD; translated from the coding sequence ATGGTTCTGCTAGGGagaataaaaacagaggaattgaAGAGTTTGAAGATGGAAACAGAGCCGTGTTCCATCTGTCTCGAGAGTCTAGTCTCCGGTCCTAAACCTAGGGACATCACACGCATGACTTGTTCTCATGTCTTCCACAATGGCTGTCTTTTAGAGTGGCTCAAGCGTAAGAACACTTGTCCCCTTTGTCGGACTGAGCTCTACGATTGA
- a CDS encoding RING/U-box superfamily protein (RING/U-box superfamily protein; FUNCTIONS IN: zinc ion binding; CONTAINS InterPro DOMAIN/s: Zinc finger, RING-type (InterPro:IPR001841), Zinc finger, C3HC4 RING-type (InterPro:IPR018957); BEST Arabidopsis thaliana protein match is: RING/U-box superfamily protein (TAIR:AT4G12140.1); Has 2276 Blast hits to 2256 proteins in 197 species: Archae - 0; Bacteria - 0; Metazoa - 731; Fungi - 99; Plants - 991; Viruses - 8; Other Eukaryotes - 447 (source: NCBI BLink).) translates to MNDPIPKAVVSVQVQAERVSRSPSQGNTNSIFLIVNTIKDEILINPGTGHRTATSTPLSYKSLPINYTLPSCSHHHIQSLLHDRLHRDDHWLCDHLVPKISSAISSGFVDLTVSVAVTYKYVRVDEAALKISRMVLQGFMSVEETKSLNAESCSICLQSLVSSSKTAPTRMSCSHVFHNGCLVEWLNRKNTCPMFHMQLIDSSMFSSTDYTAYIVEHCKRHDFSSSGSTHVRSRYINICRSTHGHIRKLLHNQFLSTISNPWRSLCDFLSPKISTEFINLGFGRNGFTLTMDAKVTYRTVSVTSNDEKSLRTILVGKIKAEELKSLKIETERCSICLESLVSGPKPIGLTRMPCFIY, encoded by the exons ATGAATGATCCCATTCCCAAAGCCGTAGTGAGCGTTCAGGTCCAAGCTGAGAGAGTCTCTCGCTCTCCATCACAAGGAAATACAAACTCGATCTTCCTCATCGTCAATACCATTAAGGATGAGATCCTTATAAACCCTGGCACTGGCCATCGAACCGCAACGTCCACTCCGCTTTCCTATAAATCACTTCCCATCAATTACACTCTCCCTAGTTGTAGTCACCACCACATCCAATCGTTACTCCATGATCGACTCCATAGAGACGACCATTGGTTGTGCGATCACTTAGTCCCAAAGATCTCAAGTGCTATCAGCTCAGGTTTTGTTGACTTGACCGTGAGCGTCGCGGTTACTTACAAGTACGTCCGTGTCGACGAGGCAGCATTAAAGATATCGAGGATGGTTCTACAAGGGTTCATGAGCGTAGAGGAAACAAAGAGTTTGAACGCAGAGTCGTGTTCCATTTGTCTCCAGAGTCTAGTCTCCAGTTCGAAAACAGCACCCACTCGCATGAGTTGTTCCCATGTCTTCCACAATGGTTGTCTCGTGGAGTGGCTAAACCGCAAAAACACTTGCCCGATGT TTCACATGCAACTTATAGACTCATCAATGTTTTCCTCAACAGACTACACAGCTTATATTGTAG AACATTGCAAAAGACATGACTTCTCCTCAAGTGGAAGTACACATGTCCGTTCACGTTATATCAATATTTGTCGTTCTACTCACGGCCACATCCGAAAGCTTCTCCACAATCAATTCCTATCCACAATCAGCAACCCTTGGCGTTCCTTGTGCGATTTCTTATCCCCAAAGATCTCAACGGAGTTTATCAACTTAGGTTTTGGACGCAACGGCTTTACCTTGACCATGGACGCTAAAGTTACTTACCGGACCGTCTCCGTTACGTCAAACGACGAGAAATCATTGAGGACAATTCTAGTCGGGAAAATAAAAGCAGAGGAATTGAAGAGTTTGAAGATCGAAACAGAGCGGTGTTCCATCTGTCTCGAGAGTCTAGTCTCCGGTCCGAAACCTATCGGCTTAACACGAATGCCATGTTTCATCTATTGA
- a CDS encoding Thioredoxin superfamily protein (Thioredoxin superfamily protein; FUNCTIONS IN: molecular_function unknown; INVOLVED IN: cell redox homeostasis; LOCATED IN: cellular_component unknown; CONTAINS InterPro DOMAIN/s: Thioredoxin fold (InterPro:IPR012335), Thioredoxin, core (InterPro:IPR015467), Thioredoxin domain (InterPro:IPR013766), Thioredoxin-like fold (InterPro:IPR012336); BEST Arabidopsis thaliana protein match is: thioredoxin family protein (TAIR:AT1G52990.1); Has 6386 Blast hits to 6372 proteins in 1906 species: Archae - 79; Bacteria - 4218; Metazoa - 281; Fungi - 299; Plants - 438; Viruses - 0; Other Eukaryotes - 1071 (source: NCBI BLink).): protein MEQIRGLYHLVVTVTCLVCLGFNVSMCSGSDSDPFIKAYVSSSLPSHDGLVQSLSASEWNSLVIQSKVPVIVVFIAKDCAECGSLMPELEFLDSEYEYMLKFYTVDTDEELELAKDYRIEYHPITIVFKGGEEKERVLGYYPQMLGQLANKYL from the exons ATGGAGCAAATTAGGGGTTTGTATCACTTGGTAGTGACGGTGACGTGCTTGGTGTGTTTAGGATTTAATGTTAGCATGTGTTCAGGATCGGATTCGGATCCCTTCATCAAGGCTTACGTGTCTTCATCACTACCGTCTCACGATGGCTTGG TACAAAGTCTATCTGCATCGGAATGGAATTCACTTGTGATCCAATCTAAAGTCCCGGTAATAGTTGTATTCATAGCCAAGGACTGTGCCGAATGTGGTAGTTTGATGCCCGAGCTCGAATTCCTAGACTCAGAATACgaatatatgttaaaattctACACAGTCGACACTGACGAGGAGTTGGAGCTAGCAAAGGATTACCGCATAGAATATCATCCGATCACTATTGTCTTTAAAGGcggagaagaaaaggaaagagtCCTCGGATATTACCCACAGATGTTAGGTCAGCTCGCCAATAAGTACCTGTGA
- a CDS encoding Glycine cleavage T-protein family (Glycine cleavage T-protein family; FUNCTIONS IN: aminomethyltransferase activity; INVOLVED IN: glycine catabolic process; LOCATED IN: cytoplasm; EXPRESSED IN: 23 plant structures; EXPRESSED DURING: 13 growth stages; CONTAINS InterPro DOMAIN/s: Folate-binding, YgfZ (InterPro:IPR017703), Glycine cleavage T-protein, N-terminal (InterPro:IPR006222), Glycine cleavage T-protein, C-terminal barrel (InterPro:IPR013977); Has 3767 Blast hits to 3765 proteins in 1151 species: Archae - 14; Bacteria - 1914; Metazoa - 108; Fungi - 149; Plants - 51; Viruses - 0; Other Eukaryotes - 1531 (source: NCBI BLink).), whose product MFRFNFRREISKYTGIYHRKIHSGLEDAGPMASRLKSRSVVRFSGPDTVKFLQGLLTNDVRRFGESSGEKNSAVPTPNMASVTNPPMYAALLTPQGRFLYDFFLYSPSRPDEKLDRTGSGPGSDSGRDGSVELFADVDVDVLDELLETLKKYRLRSKVDIENVAEEFSCWQRYGRNLTGSSSVGWGGGVDRAGESTASGNKYGWQWYKDPRLECLGYRSIFPSDATPPLVEADKETDESNYLLWRLEHGVAEGSAEIPKGEAIPLEYNFVGLNAISFDKGCYVGQELIARTHHRGVIRKRLIPLRFIDSNGKELNQKIAAGAEVVESGTGKKMGTVSTALGSRGMGVMRVEEAFKPSAELAVKDSEEVKVEAIKPTWWPAEWFQQNQSGVAAA is encoded by the exons ATGTTTCGATTCAATTTCCGTCGTGAAATCTCCAAATATACCGGAATTTATCACCGGAAGATACACAGCGGTCTAGAAGATGCCGGTCCGATGGCGTCTCGCCTTAAATCACGTTCCGTTGTCCGGTTTAGCGGACCGGATACGGTTAAGTTTCTTCAAGGTTTGTTAACCAACGATGTACGGAGATTCGGCGAATCCTCCGGCGAGAAGAACTCGGCGGTTCCTACGCCGAACATGGCTTCCGTTACGAATCCGCCTATGTACGCAGCGTTGTTAACTCCTCAAGGAAGGTTTCTATAcgattttttcttgtataGCCCTTCGAGACCCGATGAAAAGCTTGATCGGACTGGTTCAGGACCCGGGTCGGATTCGGGTCGTGATGGGTCTGTTGAGTTGTTTGCagatgttgatgttgatgtcCTCGATGAATTGCTTGAAACTCTCAAAAA ATATCGCTTGAGGTCCAAAGTGGATATTGAAAACGTTGCAGAGGAGTTTTCGTGTTGGCAGCGTTACGGTAGGAATCTTACTGGATCATCATCTGTTGGTTGGGGTGGTGGTGTTGATCGTGCTGGTGAGTCTACAGCTAGTGGTAATAAGTATGGATGGCAATGGTATAAGGATCCGAGGTTGGAGTGTCTCGGTTACAGAAGTATCTTTCCGTCTGATGCAACTC CGCCTTTAGTTGAGGCAGATAAAGAAACAGATGAAAGCAATTATCTTTTATGGAGATTAGAGCATGGAGTTGCTGAAGGATCAGCTGAAATTCCTAAAG GTGAAGCAATTCCGCTTGAATATAATTTCGTTGGTCTTAATGCTATAAGCTTTGACAAAGGCTGCTATGTTGGTCAAGAGCTTATAGCTCGTACCCATCACCGAGGTGTCATCCGCAAACGCTTAATCCCATTACGGTTTATCGATAGCAATGGAAAAG AGTTAAACCAGAAAATTGCGGCTGGAGCTGAAGTAGTAGAATCAGGAACGGGCAAGAAAATGGGGACGGTTTCAACAGCTCTGGGTAGCCGGGGAATGGGTGTAATGAGGGTAGAGGAAGCCTTTAAACCATCAGCTGAATTAGCAGTAAAGGACTCAGAGGAGGTGAAAGTCGAGGCAATCAAACCAACATGGTGGCCAGCTGAATGGTTCCAACAGAATCAATCAGGAGTTGCTGCAGCGTAG
- a CDS encoding RING/U-box superfamily protein (RING/U-box superfamily protein; FUNCTIONS IN: zinc ion binding; CONTAINS InterPro DOMAIN/s: Zinc finger, RING-type (InterPro:IPR001841), Zinc finger, C3HC4 RING-type (InterPro:IPR018957); BEST Arabidopsis thaliana protein match is: RING/U-box superfamily protein (TAIR:AT4G12150.1); Has 7725 Blast hits to 7711 proteins in 293 species: Archae - 0; Bacteria - 0; Metazoa - 2341; Fungi - 663; Plants - 3301; Viruses - 68; Other Eukaryotes - 1352 (source: NCBI BLink).) has product MNDPIPKPIVSVQVQAVKVSTNSIFLIVNTIKDEILINPVTGHRAETSTPLSYKSLPINFSLPSCSHHHIQSLLHDQLHSDDNWLCDHLVPKISTAAINAGFMNNGVELTVGVTVTYQYVHVEETSSKESRMVRLGSMKAEELKSFNMETDSCSICLQSLVSSSKTGPTRMSCSHVFHSSCLVEWLKRKNTCPMCRTVLYDR; this is encoded by the coding sequence ATGAATGATCCCATTCCCAAACCCATAGTGAGCGTTCAGGTCCAAGCTGTGAAAGTCTCTACAAACTCGATCTTCCTCATCGTCAATACCATTAAGGATGAGATCCTTATAAACCCTGTCACTGGCCATCGAGCCGAAACGTCCACTCCGCTTTCCTATAAATCACTTCCCATCAATTTCAGTCTCCCTAGTTGTAGTCACCACCACATCCAATCGTTACTCCACGATCAACTCCATAGCGACGACAATTGGTTGTGCGATCACTTAGTCCCAAAGATCTCAACGGCTGCAATCAACGCAGGTTTTATGAACAACGGCGTTGAATTGACCGTTGGCGTCACAGTTACTTACCAGTATGTCCATGTCGAGGAGACATCATCAAAGGAATCGAGGATGGTTCGACTAGGGAGCATGAAAGCAGAGGAATTGAAGAGTTTTAACATGGAAACAGATTCGTGTTCCATCTGTCTACAGAGTCTAGTCTCCAGTTCGAAAACAGGACCCACTCGCATGAGTTGTTCCCATGTCTTCCATAGTAGCTGTCTCGTGGAGTGGCTCAAGAGAAAAAACACTTGCCCGATGTGTCGGACTGTGCTCTACgatcgatga